One genomic window of Cydia splendana chromosome 16, ilCydSple1.2, whole genome shotgun sequence includes the following:
- the LOC134797882 gene encoding small ribosomal subunit protein mS37 yields the protein MRLSPVLFTAPTGKSARRYQREPVPFQMLLPLELKKTVSGKSDKLKEAACMQELAVMFACFKKNEFDQQQCLKEITEFQGCYKDFNQRMSSQREHGKKGILVPGETKLTHRQMNQLLKAFPPKKN from the coding sequence ATGCGGCTAAGTCCTGTGCTTTTTACTGCGCCGACTGGCAAAAGTGCTAGAAGGTATCAAAGAGAACCAGTTCCATTTCAAATGCTTCTGCCATTGGAACTGAAGAAAACTGTTTCAGGGAAAAGCGATAAGTTAAAAGAAGCTGCTTGTATGCAAGAGCTGGCTGTTATGTTCGCGTGCTTTAAGAAAAACGAGTTCGACCAGCAACAGTGCTTGAAGGAAATCACAGAGTTCCAGGGCTGTTACAAAGATTTTAATCAGAGAATGTCCAGCCAGAGAGAACACGGCAAGAAAGGTATTTTGGTACCAGGAGAGACAAAACTGACGCATAGACAAATGAACCAGTTGCTGAAAGCCTTTCCTCCTAAGAAAAATTAG
- the LOC134797883 gene encoding uncharacterized protein LOC134797883 codes for MKYLIVLSLALVAVASADYLKPSALPVHVQELEEVIAAINSPSTDPATAAALEQLLLQTLGISSLPESPISVGPAIVEETPVAVQPESPAVVPAPIVDATPADVADVTPADVAAATPLVQIILNIAN; via the coding sequence ATGAAATACCTGATCGTACTCTCCCTCGCCCTCGTCGCCGTGGCGTCGGCCGACTACCTGAAGCCCTCGGCCCTCCCCGTCCACGTGCAGGAGCTCGAGGAGGTGATCGCCGCCATCAACAGCCCCAGCACTGAccccgccaccgccgccgccctGGAGCAGCTGCTCCTGCAGACCCTCGGCATCTCATCTCTCCCCGAGTCTCCCATCTCCGTCGGCCCCGCCATCGTTGAGGAGACTCCCGTTGCCGTGCAGCCCGAGTCCCCCGCTGTAGTGCCTGCTCCCATCGTCGACGCCACCCCCGCTGACGTTGCTGACGTCACCCCCGCCGACGTCGCCGCCGCCACCCCCCTGGTCCAGATCATCCTGAACATCGCCAACTAA
- the LOC134797885 gene encoding magnetosome-associated protein MamJ-like, whose translation MKLLLTVVALVAVAHGAPTTQTMEIGASGVSGSLLNIPLVEIIVNMISNEAAVVPETVNEPVIEAEPVIVVDDAQLPTPVIVVDQPEVNPIDVIAVNPMPEPVVLPAPAPAEVVPEVVVPEPVVLPEPTPAEVVPEPVVLPEPTPAEVVPNPTPVEVAPTPAEVAEVPAPEAEAAEGSSQIINVMLNLIFGANGSLSSVEVPANIIPQVVTAPRV comes from the exons ATGAAACTCCTCCTGACTGTTGTGGCCCTCGTGGCCGTCGCCCACGGGGCTCCCACCACCCAGACCATGGAGATCGGCGCCAGTGGCGTGTCTGGCAGCCTCCTCAACATCCCCCTCGTCGAGATCATCGTCAACATGATCAGCAACGAAGCCGCCGTAGTCCCCGAGACTGTCAACGAGCCTGTAATTGAAGCCGAGCCCGTCATAGTCGTGGATGACGCTCAACTTCCCACGCCTGTGATCGTCGTAGACCAGCCCGAG GTTAACCCCATTGACGTTATCGCTGTCAACCCCATGCCTGAGCCTGTTGTGCTTCCTGCACCCGCCCCCGCAGAGGTAGTGCCTGAGGTAGTTGTGCCTGAGCCTGTCGTACTCCCCGAGCCTACCCCCGCTGAGGTAGTGCCTGAGCCTGTTGTACTCCCCGAGCCTACCCCCGCTGAGGTAGTGCCGAATCCAACCCCCGTGGAAGTCGCGCCTACGCCCGCCGAGGTCGCCGAGGTCCCAGCCCCTGAAGCCGAGGCCGCTGAAGGCAGCAGCCAGATCATCAACGTGATGCTGAACTTGATCTTTGGCGCGAACGGCTCCCTATCCTCGGTCGAGGTGCCTGCTAACATCATCCCCCAGGTGGTTACCGCTCCCCGTGTCTAA